ATCTTCCTTTAAATTCACATCCACTTCGGTACCTGGAGGAAGAACAGCTTGAAACCCATTTGGAATCATTGATGTTAACGGACCGTCCTGAACTAGATATTCTAGTGATTGTTTTAATGTTCCTTCTTGAACCGGAAGTTCAAAGGTATGCGGAACAACCATTCCTTCTTCATTAATCAAATACAGCTCCCGCTCCGTCGTTTCATCTGTACCTTCTTCATCAGCTTCCTTTTGATCTTCGCTGTCCTCAGCTTGCTCTTCTTCTTTATTCGCTTCCGTTTCATCTGCTGGTTCCATCTCTTCAAATTCTTGCCATTCTACTTCTTCCGTTTCTTCAGGAGGCTCATCCTTATTTGTGGCCTCATTATTGCCAAAACCGCATCCTTGCAAGAAAAAGGGTACGGTCAGGAATACCGCTGTCCCTATGAACCATTTTGTTTTCATCTTAGATTCCCTCCCAGAGCAGTTTGTACTATCATTTATACGAGCCATGGAAGGAAATAGACCTTAGATTATATCAAAATTGTTTATAGGTACTATTTTTTTAATTTTTAGTTTATGTTTCTCGCTTCCCAGCACTATATTATATCACTTGCCCCAAATGAATCGATTGTACATTAGCTGCTTTTCCATCAAGCCATCGGTTTGCGACATTTCTAAAACGCTCTCTTGATCCTGTCGTGTAAAACGTGTGGTTTGGTATACTTTTTGTAGACAGCATTCCTTTATAATGGAGGATAGTACTGACTTCTCTTGCTGTCTCATCCCCTGAAGAGATTAAAGAAATATGTTTCCCTACTGCTTTTTGAATCACATCATTTAGCAGAGGATAGTGTGTGCAGCCTAAAATTAAAGTATCAAAAGATTTTTTATGAAGCGGCTTTAAAGTCTGTGCCACAATATTAAGTGCTTCTTCTCCCTCACAAAGTCCTTGCTCCACTAACGGGACAAATGGAGGGCATGCTAGACAGTCTACCGTTACATTTTCATTAATAGTATGAAGTGCTTTTATATAGGCACCACTTGCAATAGTACCTTCTGTTCCAATAACTGCTACATGGTCATTGGAAGTTATCTTTAATGCAGTGATAGCTCCCGGCTGTACAACCCCTACTACCGGAATGGAAAGCCATTCTCTTACTTCCTCTAACACAACAGCTGTGGCAGTATTACAAGCAATCACCAGCATTTTTATGTTTTCTTCTAAAAGGCGGTCAATCATTTCCCATGTGAACTGTTTTACCTCAGACACCGGTCTCGGTCCATATGGGCAGCGCGCCGTATCGCCTATATAAATCATTTCTTCTTTTGGGAGCTGGCGTGCAATTTCTCTAGCTACCGTTAATCCACCTACACCTGAGTCAATAATACCTATTGGTCGATTCACAAAGTGTCCCTCAATTTCATCTATAATTTCTTGGTGTTAAACGTTTTGTTCTTCTTTTGTCATTTTATTGTGCAGCACCATCATACTTTGTTCAATTGTTTTTATTTCTTCTTCAGAGAAACTGCTTAAAACTTTTTCTAAATAGTTTTGCCTTTCCTTCACTACTTCCTGTATGATACTTTCTCCTTTTTCAAGGAGATGAATTTGTACTACTCTCCGGTCTTTTTCATCTTTTATTCTTTCTACTAATTCATTTTTTTCCATTCTGTCAACTAAATCTGTTGTTGTACTGCAGGCAAGATACAATTTATTAGACAATTCACCAATTGTCATGTCTCCATCCTCCTGCAGCCATTGTAATGCTACAAACTGTGGCGGGGTGATCGGAAATTTATTTAAAATTTCCCGTCCTTTTTGTTTCACAATATAAGAAACATGTCTTAAAGATTTTTCAACCCCCGCTACCTGAGTTTGATCTGTCATGATTTTCCTCCCTGTTGTCCTTCATGCCTCTATTTTCTCTTTTTTTCCGCCCCATTGCAAGGCACCTGCAAAGAAACGTCACAAGTTCTTCAAAATGTCTTTTACAATTATTTTATGGGTTTACTTGATCGTCCGCTACCACCTATCCAAATTTAGGCTCTCATATAAACTTTCTTTCTTTTGCATAATGTTAGAAAGACTCGACTTGCCGCCGATTCTTTCTGGCAAAGCCGTAGTTTTACTTTTTAAGAAGTTAAACTTTCTTAAAGTATAAAAAAACTGCCGGCCAAGATTTACTCAACACGGCAGAACACATTTTCATATGTTAGGAAACGATAAACCCTTTTCTATTTACCAATTCAGCTACTTCATTTTCAGTTGATAGTTGAATTGCTTCTTCTGCTAATGTTTCCGTTTCTTTTTTAGACAGATGGCGGATTTGACTTCTGGCTGGAAGTACAGAAGTAGCGCTCATACTGAACTCGTCCAGCCCCAAACCGAGAAGAAGCGGTACAGCTGTTTCTTCTCCTGCCAT
This DNA window, taken from Alteribacillus bidgolensis, encodes the following:
- a CDS encoding MarR family winged helix-turn-helix transcriptional regulator, giving the protein MTDQTQVAGVEKSLRHVSYIVKQKGREILNKFPITPPQFVALQWLQEDGDMTIGELSNKLYLACSTTTDLVDRMEKNELVERIKDEKDRRVVQIHLLEKGESIIQEVVKERQNYLEKVLSSFSEEEIKTIEQSMMVLHNKMTKEEQNV
- the racE gene encoding glutamate racemase; translation: MNRPIGIIDSGVGGLTVAREIARQLPKEEMIYIGDTARCPYGPRPVSEVKQFTWEMIDRLLEENIKMLVIACNTATAVVLEEVREWLSIPVVGVVQPGAITALKITSNDHVAVIGTEGTIASGAYIKALHTINENVTVDCLACPPFVPLVEQGLCEGEEALNIVAQTLKPLHKKSFDTLILGCTHYPLLNDVIQKAVGKHISLISSGDETAREVSTILHYKGMLSTKSIPNHTFYTTGSRERFRNVANRWLDGKAANVQSIHLGQVI